In Bombus huntii isolate Logan2020A chromosome 11, iyBomHunt1.1, whole genome shotgun sequence, the sequence tatgtataaattaaacaatACATAATTTTACAGGAACTCAGAAGAACTAATAGATCcatattcatttttttatgATAAGCACAGTAAAACAATggataaagaaataaacatggacatgtatgtataaaatgtatattcaGTTGTTGTAAATGCTATAAGTATTAACTTTTTCAGTAGAAAAGATATGGTACAAGAAATCACCAAAGCTGAAAACAAGTTGGAACCTCTTGaacatgaaaataattatagtagCCACGAGGCGATCTTTTATAAGCGTCTTATTAAtctattattatcaaatattcgCATAGAGGTAAAAGGctaatattatttatggtGTAATTTCTCAAACATGTTCAAGAAGAATGTATTTTGCTTTTTGGAAACAGAATGAGAATGAAGTATCAATAACAGGAATATTAGAGATTGAGGTATCCCATTCTCAAATGGAAATActtagaaattttcaaattcataaAACATCTTTAAGAGAAATTGATGAAATTCTGAGTAATATAATACAGGAACCtcgatataattatatgtttgAAGCTGTACATATATTTGATGTATTGCACAAAGGTTTTGGCACAATACTTAAAACAGTACAAGAATATGTAAGAATATTGgttttgtttaattatatttgtggtttatatatttatacgaaaagaattttattgatttaatattttagcCAGATGGAGCTATAATCTTATTTACAATGATAGTGGCTTGTTTGACATTTAAAATGATGAGACGTAGCCAAAGATTTCCTATTTTgtgtattatacaaattatattcatattgaGCTTTTTTATGACTTGGTGGCAGCTTATAAAGGTAAATAACATTaacttataattttattttagttttaaaagaatattatttcttaaGTATATTTGTTCTTTTAAGGAAGCCGAAATTAAGTCTGTTGCTgcacaaatgaaattttcagacATACCAATTTCGTGTCAACCCGATAAGATGAATTTGTGGCACAAgtttatttcattcttttgtaagtatatattattttggTACATTGAAAAATGCTCTGGAAGGTTACTGTCATCTTTCTATCGTTGTAGCTAAGGATGATTGTGAGCAATATTATGAAACAGTAATGTCTAATCCAAAACTAAAAATTACACCTGCATTTGCATTATCACATTTTATTACTACCGTTGTTCTTCATCCAGTTACGCACATAGGAACTGTTATATCTGGCTTTATAAATAATGCTACAGGTAATTGATAAGTTTTATTCATAGTTACATCCTAATAATTCAGttgatttaataatttcatttaatctTTTA encodes:
- the LOC126871113 gene encoding chloride channel CLIC-like protein 1 isoform X1, with the protein product MQSTFDKRMKPPNEFIFLLIHIFAIILIVHCEDENYFENIENSEELIDPYSFFYDKHSKTMDKEINMDIRKDMVQEITKAENKLEPLEHENNYSSHEAIFYKRLINLLLSNIRIENENEVSITGILEIEVSHSQMEILRNFQIHKTSLREIDEILSNIIQEPRYNYMFEAVHIFDVLHKGFGTILKTVQEYPDGAIILFTMIVACLTFKMMRRSQRFPILCIIQIIFILSFFMTWWQLIKEAEIKSVAAQMKFSDIPISCQPDKMNLWHKFISFFSKDDCEQYYETVMSNPKLKITPAFALSHFITTVVLHPVTHIGTVISGFINNATDNLPWTYGWIIKCMLYICIGFVIIMIPFFLSGASFNLGLGPLLRFGISHERKNGKGNSLHSLENREPVQIILKVTHGTNVPQIEDVPKVKQSNALPALKDYCAEETIVTDSDIRENFDDLCRGDTIQNSKLSNNHNEEKLDAIIGENKDGRGDG
- the LOC126871113 gene encoding chloride channel CLIC-like protein 1 isoform X2 — translated: MQSTFDKRMKPPNEFIFLLIHIFAIILIVHCEDENYFENIENSEELIDPYSFFYDKHSKTMDKEINMDIKDMVQEITKAENKLEPLEHENNYSSHEAIFYKRLINLLLSNIRIENENEVSITGILEIEVSHSQMEILRNFQIHKTSLREIDEILSNIIQEPRYNYMFEAVHIFDVLHKGFGTILKTVQEYPDGAIILFTMIVACLTFKMMRRSQRFPILCIIQIIFILSFFMTWWQLIKEAEIKSVAAQMKFSDIPISCQPDKMNLWHKFISFFSKDDCEQYYETVMSNPKLKITPAFALSHFITTVVLHPVTHIGTVISGFINNATDNLPWTYGWIIKCMLYICIGFVIIMIPFFLSGASFNLGLGPLLRFGISHERKNGKGNSLHSLENREPVQIILKVTHGTNVPQIEDVPKVKQSNALPALKDYCAEETIVTDSDIRENFDDLCRGDTIQNSKLSNNHNEEKLDAIIGENKDGRGDG
- the LOC126871113 gene encoding chloride channel CLIC-like protein 1 isoform X4, which codes for MQSTFDKRMKPPNEFIFLLIHIFAIILIVHCEDENYFENIENSEELIDPYSFFYDKHSKTMDKEINMDIRKDMVQEITKAENKLEPLEHENNYSSHEAIFYKRLINLLLSNIRIENENEVSITGILEIEVSHSQMEILRNFQIHKTSLREIDEILSNIIQEPRYNYMFEAVHIFDVLHKGFGTILKTVQEYPDGAIILFTMIVACLTFKMMRRSQRFPILCIIQIIFILSFFMTWWQLIKEAEIKSVAAQMKFSDIPISCQPDKMNLWHKFISFFSKDDCEQYYETVMSNPKLKITPAFALSHFITTVVLHPVTHIGTVISGFINNATDNLPWTYGWIIKCMLYICIGFVIIMIPFFLSGASFNLGLGPLLRFGISHERKNGKGNSWYQRTANRRCSESQAIERLTSFKRLLRRRNYCDR
- the LOC126871113 gene encoding chloride channel CLIC-like protein 1 isoform X3; the protein is MKPPNEFIFLLIHIFAIILIVHCEDENYFENIENSEELIDPYSFFYDKHSKTMDKEINMDIRKDMVQEITKAENKLEPLEHENNYSSHEAIFYKRLINLLLSNIRIENENEVSITGILEIEVSHSQMEILRNFQIHKTSLREIDEILSNIIQEPRYNYMFEAVHIFDVLHKGFGTILKTVQEYPDGAIILFTMIVACLTFKMMRRSQRFPILCIIQIIFILSFFMTWWQLIKEAEIKSVAAQMKFSDIPISCQPDKMNLWHKFISFFSKDDCEQYYETVMSNPKLKITPAFALSHFITTVVLHPVTHIGTVISGFINNATDNLPWTYGWIIKCMLYICIGFVIIMIPFFLSGASFNLGLGPLLRFGISHERKNGKGNSLHSLENREPVQIILKVTHGTNVPQIEDVPKVKQSNALPALKDYCAEETIVTDSDIRENFDDLCRGDTIQNSKLSNNHNEEKLDAIIGENKDGRGDG